In the Nerophis ophidion isolate RoL-2023_Sa linkage group LG01, RoL_Noph_v1.0, whole genome shotgun sequence genome, one interval contains:
- the LOC133552924 gene encoding gastrula zinc finger protein XlCGF57.1-like isoform X1, whose amino-acid sequence MDDYCYAKMVTSCQREHSSKSPTEIKTEDEDIQQLISHPEELRSEPQGVSSTLKQEAPQPPHIKMEEEELWITQEEADLTKLPLTVVSVKTEDDEEKPHVDDLLAPLSDSEVEDEVEVTLSSDTDCEGDTRTHTDKKHADCSKKKTRKKTLSCTVCGTRCTKKSRLTLHMRTHTGEKPFNCSVCRKSFSQNSGLTLHMRTHTGEKPCNCTVCGKSFSVKNPLIVHMRTHTGERPFNCSVCGKNFSHNSSLTEHLRTHTGEKTFLCSVCGKSFSRRRQLILHMRTHTGERPFKCSACCKSFSHRWNLTKHMRTHAVEKIFNCLVCCKSFSEKGDLTEHMKMHKGERQFKCSVCSKSFSTNGNLTQHMRTHTGVKLFNCSVCCKTFSQKGSLTYHMRTHTGERPFRCSVCSQSFSYKQGLTRHQMKHTAAKPFSCSFCGKRYTRRSRLSGHLRTHRK is encoded by the exons atggacgactactgctatgctaagatggtgacgtcatgtcaaagagaacaTTCCAGCAAATCACCAACGGAGATAAAGACGGAAGATGAAG ACATCCAGCAACTGATTAGTCACCCTGAAGAACTTCGGTCTGAGCCGCAGGGGGTcagctccactttgaagcaggaggcTCCGCAGCCACCTCACATTAAAatggaagaggaggaactctggatCACTCAGGAGGAAGCTGATCTTACCAAGctgccactgactgttgtctctgtgaagactgaggacgatgaagagaaaccacacgTAGAcgacctcttagctccactatcagatagtgaggttgaagacgaggttgaagtaactttgagcagcgatacagactgtgaaggtgacacgaggactcacactgacaaaAAACACGCCGACTGCTCGAAAAAGAAGACGCGTAAAAAAACGTTGAGCTGCACGGTTTGTGGTACAAGATGTACAAAAAAGAGCCGTTTGActctacacatgagaacacacacaggagaaaaaccattcaATTGTTCAGTTTGCAggaaaagcttttctcaaaatagcGGTTTGActctacacatgagaacacacacaggagaaaaaccatgTAATTGCACCGTTTGCGGCAAAAGCTTTTCTGTAAAGAATCCGTTGATTGTACACATGAGAACGCATACAGGGGAAAGACCATTCAATTGCTCCGTTTGCGGTAAAAACTTCTCGCACAACAGCAGTTTGACTGAACacttgagaacacacacaggagagaaaaCCTTTCTTTGTTCAGTTTGTGGGAAAAGCTTTTCTCGAAGAAGACAACTGATtctacacatgagaacacacacaggagagagGCCATTTAAATGTTCAGCTTGCTGCAAAAGCTTTTCTCACAGGTGGAATCTGaccaaacacatgagaacacatgcGGTGGAAAAAATCTTCAATTGCTTAGTTTGTTGCAAAAGCTTTTCTGAAAAGGGTgatttgactgaacacatgaaaATGCACAAAGGAGAAAGACAATTTAAATGTTCAGTTTGCAGTAAAAGCTTTTCTACTAATggcaatttgactcaacacatgagaacacacaccggagtaAAActatttaattgttcagtttgttgtAAAACCTTTTCTCAAAAGGGCAGTTTGACTTACCATATGAGAACTCACACCGGAGAAAGACCATTTCGTTGCTCAGTTTGCAGTCAAAGTTTTTCTTACAAACAGGGTTTGACTCGACACCAAATGAAACACACGGCAGCGAAACCGTTCAGCTGTTCATTTTGTGGCAAACGCTATACTCGAAGGAGCCGTTTGTCCGGTCACCTAAGAACACATCGTAAGTAG
- the LOC133552924 gene encoding gastrula zinc finger protein XlCGF57.1-like isoform X2, with protein sequence MDDYCYAKMATSCQREHSSKSPTEIKTEDEDIQQLISHPEELRSEPQGVSSTLKQEAPQPPHIKMEEEELWITQEEADLTKLPLTVVSVKTEDDEEKPHVDDLLAPLSDSEVEDEVEVTLSSDTDCEGDTRTHTDKKHADCSKKKTRKKTLSCTVCGTRCTKKSRLTLHMRTHTGEKPFNCSVCRKSFSQNSGLTLHMRTHTGEKPCNCTVCGKSFSVKNPLIVHMRTHTGERPFNCSVCGKNFSHNSSLTEHLRTHTGEKTFLCSVCGKSFSRRRQLILHMRTHTGERPFKCSACCKSFSHRWNLTKHMRTHAVEKIFNCLVCCKSFSEKGDLTEHMKMHKGERQFKCSVCSKSFSTNGNLTQHMRTHTGVKLFNCSVCCKTFSQKGSLTYHMRTHTGERPFRCSVCSQSFSYKQGLTRHQMKHTAAKPFSCSFCGKRYTRRSRLSGHLRTHRK encoded by the coding sequence ACATCCAGCAACTGATTAGTCACCCTGAAGAACTTCGGTCTGAGCCGCAGGGGGTcagctccactttgaagcaggaggcTCCGCAGCCACCTCACATTAAAatggaagaggaggaactctggatCACTCAGGAGGAAGCTGATCTTACCAAGctgccactgactgttgtctctgtgaagactgaggacgatgaagagaaaccacacgTAGAcgacctcttagctccactatcagatagtgaggttgaagacgaggttgaagtaactttgagcagcgatacagactgtgaaggtgacacgaggactcacactgacaaaAAACACGCCGACTGCTCGAAAAAGAAGACGCGTAAAAAAACGTTGAGCTGCACGGTTTGTGGTACAAGATGTACAAAAAAGAGCCGTTTGActctacacatgagaacacacacaggagaaaaaccattcaATTGTTCAGTTTGCAggaaaagcttttctcaaaatagcGGTTTGActctacacatgagaacacacacaggagaaaaaccatgTAATTGCACCGTTTGCGGCAAAAGCTTTTCTGTAAAGAATCCGTTGATTGTACACATGAGAACGCATACAGGGGAAAGACCATTCAATTGCTCCGTTTGCGGTAAAAACTTCTCGCACAACAGCAGTTTGACTGAACacttgagaacacacacaggagagaaaaCCTTTCTTTGTTCAGTTTGTGGGAAAAGCTTTTCTCGAAGAAGACAACTGATtctacacatgagaacacacacaggagagagGCCATTTAAATGTTCAGCTTGCTGCAAAAGCTTTTCTCACAGGTGGAATCTGaccaaacacatgagaacacatgcGGTGGAAAAAATCTTCAATTGCTTAGTTTGTTGCAAAAGCTTTTCTGAAAAGGGTgatttgactgaacacatgaaaATGCACAAAGGAGAAAGACAATTTAAATGTTCAGTTTGCAGTAAAAGCTTTTCTACTAATggcaatttgactcaacacatgagaacacacaccggagtaAAActatttaattgttcagtttgttgtAAAACCTTTTCTCAAAAGGGCAGTTTGACTTACCATATGAGAACTCACACCGGAGAAAGACCATTTCGTTGCTCAGTTTGCAGTCAAAGTTTTTCTTACAAACAGGGTTTGACTCGACACCAAATGAAACACACGGCAGCGAAACCGTTCAGCTGTTCATTTTGTGGCAAACGCTATACTCGAAGGAGCCGTTTGTCCGGTCACCTAAGAACACATCGTAAGTAG
- the LOC133554552 gene encoding zinc finger protein OZF-like, with the protein MGNPEEVSPQSGGSSTLKQETPQPPCIKKEEEELCITQEGECLLGREEADYTKFPLTIVSVKTEDDEEKPQVDNLLAPLSDSEAEDEVEEPLGSDTDCEGDMRTHTDNKHSECSTKKRGETCLSCSICAKSFTKKSHLTRHMRTHTGAKPFNCSVCGKRFARNGNLTQHMRTHTGEKTFKCSVCGKSFSRNGNLSQHMRTHTGEKNFNCSVCGNSFYQNSSLTQHMRTHTGEKTFTCSVCGKSFSRNSSLTKHSRTHTREKPCNCSICGKRFSQKSHLTEHMRTHTGEKSFKCSVCGKRFSRSSILTKHMRTHTGEKTFKCSICGKRFSRNSILTKHMRTHTGEKPFSCSVCCASFSQKSSLCQHNRTHGGEKPFSCSVCCKRFTHNADAVKHVRTHKGK; encoded by the coding sequence atgggtaatccagaagaagtttcccctcagtcaggggggagctccactttgaagcaggagactccacaaccaccctgcattaaaaaggaagaggaggaactctgcatcactcaggagggagagtgtcttctaggacgagaggaagctgattacaccaagtttccactgactattgtctctgtgaagactgaagatgatgaagagaaaccacaagtagacaacctcttagctccactatcagatagtgaggctgaagacgaggttgaagaacctttgggcagcgatacagactgtgaaggtgatatgaggactcacactgacaacaaacactctgaatgctctacaaagaagAGAGGTGAAACATGTTTGAGCTGCTCGATTTGTGCTAAAAGTTTTACTAAAAAGAGCCATTTGactcgacacatgagaacacacacaggtgcaaaaccatttaattgttcagtttgtggcaaacgcTTTGCTCGAAATGGCAATTTGacccaacacatgagaacacacacaggggaaaaaacatttaagtgttccgtttgtggcaaaagcttttctcgaaaTGGCAATTTGagtcaacacatgagaacacacacaggtgaaaaaaactttaattgttcagtttgtggcaacagCTTTtatcaaaatagctctttgactcaacacatgagaacacacacaggagaaaaaacatttacgTGTTccgtttgtggcaaaagcttttctcgaaaCAGCTCTTTGACTAAACACTCACGAACACACACAAGAGAAAAACCATGTAATTGTTCAATTTGTGGCAAACGCTTTTCTCAAAAAAGccatttgactgaacacatgagaacacacacaggagaaaaatcATTTAAGTGTTCCGTTTGTGGCAAAAGATTTTCTCGAAGTAGCATTTTGactaaacacatgagaacacacacaggagaaaaaacatttaagtgTTCCATTTGTGGCAAAAGATTTTCTCGAAATAGCATTTTGACtaaacacatgagaacgcacacaggtgaaaaaccatttagctGTTCAGTTTGTTGTGCAAGCTTTTCTCAGAAAAGCTCTTTGTGTCAACACAATAGAACACACGgtggagaaaaaccatttagttgttcagtgtgctGTAAAAGGTTCACACATAATGCAGACGCAGTAAAACACGTAAGAACACACAAGGGAAAATAA